One part of the Candidatus Eisenbacteria bacterium genome encodes these proteins:
- a CDS encoding SPOR domain-containing protein gives MSRRILPRRGRRSRGPLVATLTVLAALIAVTPLALDQAVSQPRATKKAPAAAKPASAEGAAIAAAAEALANGRVEDARQLLAPIPAGRVPRGKEDDFAYLNALLIEDGEAYGNALAEYLRVFPKGRHRREVSLAYARVRYVRGEYGEAERLLNTFSPGVERDFTGRQALVQLGLSQLARGDADGALQLLHSCESDLKESPQEEAYYFAVSQAALRSNRPAQAGEALRDLIAKHPKGEYAPQALYAMGVSLEAAGRSGDAAGVFRQVMQRYPESYEAARVRDRGIRLGPAPPVGPLALRGGFAVQIGAFSRRDLAESLARDLKLAGVEDVSVKQGSEDPPVFRVRAGAFTTRDEARALGERLRRERGFSFTIVPR, from the coding sequence GTGAGCCGGAGGATCCTCCCGCGACGAGGGCGCCGGAGCCGCGGGCCGCTCGTCGCGACCCTCACGGTCCTCGCCGCCCTGATCGCGGTGACGCCGCTCGCTCTCGATCAGGCCGTCTCGCAGCCGCGCGCCACGAAGAAGGCTCCCGCCGCGGCAAAGCCCGCGTCCGCCGAAGGGGCCGCCATCGCCGCGGCGGCGGAAGCGCTCGCGAACGGACGTGTCGAGGACGCCCGCCAGCTCCTCGCTCCGATTCCCGCGGGCAGAGTGCCGCGAGGAAAGGAGGACGACTTCGCCTACCTGAACGCGCTTCTGATCGAGGACGGCGAGGCCTATGGGAATGCGCTCGCCGAGTACCTTCGCGTGTTCCCCAAGGGACGCCATCGTCGCGAGGTCTCGCTCGCCTACGCGCGCGTGCGCTACGTGCGGGGCGAGTACGGGGAGGCGGAGCGGCTCCTCAACACGTTCTCCCCCGGAGTGGAGCGCGACTTCACGGGACGGCAGGCGCTCGTTCAGCTCGGCCTCTCGCAGCTCGCGCGCGGGGACGCCGACGGCGCGCTCCAGCTCCTCCACTCGTGCGAATCGGATCTCAAAGAGTCGCCCCAGGAAGAGGCGTACTACTTCGCGGTCTCGCAGGCGGCCCTCCGCTCGAACCGTCCCGCGCAGGCGGGCGAGGCCCTGCGCGACCTCATCGCGAAGCACCCGAAGGGGGAGTACGCGCCTCAGGCGCTCTACGCGATGGGCGTGAGCCTCGAGGCGGCCGGCCGGTCGGGCGACGCGGCCGGCGTCTTCCGCCAGGTCATGCAGCGCTACCCCGAGTCCTACGAGGCCGCCCGCGTGCGCGACCGGGGAATTCGGCTCGGTCCCGCGCCTCCGGTCGGCCCGCTCGCGCTCCGCGGAGGATTCGCCGTCCAGATCGGGGCCTTCAGCCGGCGGGATCTCGCAGAGTCGCTGGCGCGCGACCTGAAGCTCGCGGGCGTCGAGGACGTGTCGGTGAAGCAGGGGAGCGAGGACCCTCCGGTCTTCCGGGTCCGCGCGGGCGCGTTCACGACGCGCGACGAGGCGCGCGCCCTGGGCGAGCGCCTCCGCCGCGAGCGCGGATTCTCGTTCACGATCGTTCCGCGGTAG